In Xiphophorus hellerii strain 12219 chromosome 4, Xiphophorus_hellerii-4.1, whole genome shotgun sequence, a single genomic region encodes these proteins:
- the LOC116718049 gene encoding bromodomain adjacent to zinc finger domain protein 2B-like isoform X14, translated as MCLKTTNTKMCSCKIGTGWFQEVVQQLCQRAEDISNNMESGERLASPAPTLSAARTSSPAASSSSSSSSSSSSSPAPHSKSSLAPSPSALGSTLNTSGRLFGGMGDQPFIGSTLSSAFPLVNHPAFGALYTAGAGRPEFGGLGSIGMSAALAAHPQLGALTEWWRAAEAHGRGAAAFIPSFIGFPPFFAPHIQPNHNTSPVQVRMPGKNSHDPPKGVNGAVNGSGVCPPTTQSGSYSASPTPVQAPTKPTRNSDPSNIHRSSPENNPSELVEKTIVKPKEKKSRRKPAGASLASHSESGTSSDSSSDGSLSSDLEDLAEEDEDDDDDEEDDEEDDKQSELSESEKRIKKKAKVLLPSTGTGKSERSLSREVQVKKDNQAKKGPSNHPTLVPLPCSVSPPTLSQTSPLGLQSSRTRTEGPQQHFSVIQSTGLAANPKPLALLTQPRREPSPTSSPIALTTSPRALSSTASPKPPKLLPSSSPQHLPLSLCSSPKPVSVPSPPRSTLLASTSPKPFGLTSSITSPQKSSLKPPRHTVPSAAKSNKKKQLEASLAQISEFRLKQTLMSQGQTFPAEQKKQQQGPNKSPKRTSLSSPPLPPVPPTAPQNNHSNLFLSSALLGLPEPHHPNGVIQSTTQDTPLALITKPRKDAASQGRSPQPNSDAGSMPVNLSTGASRTPASAQAGPPSQPSTTSPHATGHTSRKSKTPKVKGQTPAPGQADPLAAWKGFSQNHLVQSLVDLFRGGESGVGIPGVSIPGVGIPGVGIPGTCNPTAGLPANKESDDSGDDDDDDEDDDLEEEDEEDSDDSLSESDSNSDSDISGKKVKELKLLPSGSSKKEMTPRRLTKGPELLSTSTNHTATSCSPLNLQVIKSPCVATSSSALAYHSSAGSSSYSLASPLGLGKRKRVMDEKELMVPLELGWRRETRIKSVGGRPQGEVSYYAPCGKKLRQYPDVMKYLSRNGISGIARDNFSFSAKIRVGDFYEAREGPQGLQWSLLKEEEVVPRILAMEGRRGRPPNSERQLAGDVTKAGRRRKGRPPNVGDQLVTEGPSPSEVKLLRKLEAQEIARQAAQMKLMRKLEKQALARAAKEARRQQAIMAAEERRKQKEQIKILKQQEKIKRIQQIRMEKELRAQQILEAKRKKKEEAANAKILEAEKRIKEKELRRQQAEILKHQELERHRLDMERERRRQHVMLMKAVEARKKAEERERLRQEKRDEKRLNKERKLEQRRLELEIARELKKPNEDMCLSDHKPLPEFSRIPGLILPGRAVSDCLMLMQFLRGFGKVLGLDLNADVPTLGMLQEGLLNVGDSMGQVQDLLVKLLSLAVCDPGLPPGQKTKTMLGDHLTNVGINRDNVSEVLQMYMSAHCSNTDLAPLALSLKTKAFQAHTPAQKASILGFLANELACSKAVISEIDKNLDQMANMRKDKIIMEGKLKKLKTIHAKRTGKREASTGMEENHSVGTPSSAAKRKRKLGGDSEDDDDDDDDSDDQAEDDDDDEEEEIKKVKKVETFDEDEVDQATSIEELEKQIEKLAKQHHQTRRKLFEISHSLRSMMYGQDRYRRRYWVLPHCGGVFIEAMESGEAPEELEEERQRRRRAAEEVKVKEEPQEFELHKEKPSSLNGQNLRTPSLEQQKDEGQEHGGKKNTQTLFYQQAGCISKLCTLRNVGKNVGKQSLKAEEKESPLGIQDSSPMNIPNASKKETLPSPNHTTPDPTAALIPSLVTTNDTTHIPPPISASLSFPCLPIRQESPGNTPPTSSPAPSPHLVFQTNDQLLRVLTERSGHWFSLLPRNPCDLSSLTTTPPGAPRGSPQASSTPGRPRSPPPSPALPLTPSAASASASPHHPTGLLTYPLSALQLKSGGSLLGVSFANWPSGVISPSLPLCSSPSPMPGHSLEGNTTASVSSKSESPIPRIEKSSSMPSPALEMPKSLDHLAPRPIPEELLTGWWRVSHIEQLRALVDALHSRGMRERGLQRQMQKYLEIIPQVCTKHKDVAMIELRELEESQVSVESVRGWCVEEQAMEMDIAVLQQVEELERKVTAASLQVKGWTYPDPQSEREDLVYYEHKPPTKSTPASGGAGDKDSKEHLEERGEKGGVMRHPDNPLDIAVTRLADLERNIERSGEEEVAHGMKVWRKALSEVRSAAQLAMCIQQLQKSIAWERSIMKVYCQMCKKGDNEDLLLLCDGCDKGCHTYCHKPKITSIPEGDWYCPACISTASGPSPKTKKPPAKTVASSGGSSKKSGESKKNVKQTGNGEVSEEDSVSASSTPKKGSKDTSRKRKTEEASPALIPANQESPVCVKRAKTARDNNRDLGLCRILLAELERHQDAWPFLTPVNLKSVPGYRKVIKKPMDFSTIREKLVSSQYQNLETFIIDVNLVFDNCEKFNEDNSDIGRAGHNMRKFFEKRWTELLKQTN; from the exons GCCGACTGTTTGGAGGAATGGGAGATCAGCCCTTCATTGGCTCCACGTTGTCAAGTGCCTTCCCTCTGGTGAACCACCCTGCCTTTGGAGCCCTCTACACTGCCGGGGCTGGCAGGCCCGAGTTCGGAGGCCTGGGCTCAATTGGGATGTCAGCTGCTCTGGCTGCCCACCCACAGTTAGGAGCTCTGACTG AGTGGTGGCGAGCTGCTGAAGCCCATGGACGCGGAGCTGCTGCCTTTATCCCCTCTTTCATCGGCTTTCCTCCTTTCTTCGCCCCCCACATTCAGCCCAATCACAACACTAGTCCTGTTCAGGTCAGGATGCCTGGCAAGAATAGCCATGACCCGCCTAAAG GGGTGAATGGTGCAGTGAATGGCAGCGGAGTCTGTCCTCCCACCACACAATCAGGGAGCTATTCTGCGAGTCCGACTCCCGTTCAGGCACCAACAAAGCCGACCAGAAATTCCGATCCGTCTAATATTCACCGTAGCAGCCCTGAGAACAATCCATCAGAGTTGGTGGAAAAGACGATTGTAAAACCTAAAGAGAAG AAGTCTCGGAGGAAGCCAGCAGGGGCTTCTTTGGCAAGTCACAGTGAATCAGGCACGTCCTCGGACAGCTCAAGCGACGGCTCTCTCAGCAGCGATCTGGAAGACCTCGCAGAGGAAGACGAAGATGACGATGACGATGAGGAGGACGATGAGGAAGATGACAAGCAGAGTGAACTTTCAGAATCTGAGAAACGGATAAAGAAGAAGGCAAAG GTGTTATTACCaagcactggaactggaaagAGTGAAAGGTCACTTTCTAGGGAGGTTCAGGTCAAAAAGGACAACCAAGCTAAGAAGGGGCCCTCTAACCACCCAACTCTTGTGCCATTACCCTGCTCTGTCTCCCCGCCCACCTTGTCCCAAACTTCGCCTCTGGGCCTGCAGAGCTCCAGGACCCGGACTGAAGGGCCACAGCAACACTTCAGTGTGATTCAGTCCACTGGTCTAGCTGCCAACCCTAAGCCTCTCGCACTCCTCACCCAGCCTCGTCGAGAGCCGTCACCAACCTCCTCCCCGATAGCTCTCACCACATCCCCAAGAGCACTGTCCAGCACTGCCTCTCCCAAACCTCCCAAACTGCTGCCGTCCTCCTCTCCCCAACACCTCCCTCTCTCCCTGTGCTCCTCCCCGAAGCCCGTCTCTGTCCCCTCTCCACCCCGCTCCACCCTCCTGGCATCTACCTCcccaaaaccttttggtttgacCTCGTCTATAACGAGCCCGCAGAAGTCGTCGCTGAAGCCACCGAGGCACACTGTGCCCAGTGCCGCCAAATCCAACAAGAAAAAACAGCTGGAGGCTTCACTGGCACAGATCAGCGAGTTCAGGCTCAAACAG ACTCTCATGTCCCAAGGGCAGACATTCCCAGCTGAGcaaaagaagcagcagcaggggCCAAACAAATCCCCAAAAAGGACGTCGCTGTCTTCGCCGCCATTGCCACCTGTTCCGCCTACTGCACCCCAGAACAATCACTCCAACCTCTTCCTTTCAAGTGCCCTGCTGGGTCTCCCCGAACCTCATCACCCAAATGGAGTCATCCAAAGCACCACTCAGGACACACCTTTGGCCCTCATCACCAAACCTCGCAAAGATGCTGCCTCTCAGGGCAGGTCCCCCCAGCCCAACTCAGATGCTGGGTCGATGCCTGTCAATCTGAGCACAGGGGCAAGTAGGACCCCAGCGAGTGCCCAGGCTGGTCCTCCATCGCAGCCTTCAACTACCTCACCCCATGCCACGGGTCATACATCTAGAAAAAGCAAGACGCCCAAGGTTAAAGGGCAGACACCAGCGCCGGGACAAGCAGACCCTTTAGCTGCCTGGAAGGGCTTCTCTCAGAATCACCTGGTGCAGTCTCTGGTAGATTTGTTTCGAGGAGGAGAATCTGGTGTTGGGATTCCTGGAGTGAGTATCCCTGGGGTTGGAATTCCTGGCGTGGGAATCCCTGGAACGTGTAACCCCACAGCTGGTCTTCCAGCCAACAAGGAATCAGACGACTCAGGAgacgacgacgatgatgatgaggatgatgacctcgaagaggaggatgaagaggattCTGATGATAGTCTTTCAG AGTCTGACAGCAACTCTGACAGCGACATTTCAGGAAAGAAAGTGAAGGAGTTAAAGCTGCTGCCCTCTGGATCATCCAAAAAAGAGATGACTCCTCGCAGGCTTACCAAAGGTCCAGAGCTACTGAGCACCTCAACCAACCACACCGCCACCAGCTGCTCCCCTCTCAACCTACAGGTCATCAAGAGTCCCTGTGTTGCCACCAGCTCCAGTGCCTTGGCCTACCACAGCTCTGCAGGCTCTTCTTCCTATAGCCTAGCTTCTCCATTAG GTTTAGGGAAAAGGAAGAGGGTGATGGATGAAAAGGAGTTGATGGTACCTCTGGAGTTGGG GTGGCGGAGAGAAACAAGAATCAAGTCGGTGGGTGGACGCCCGCAGGGTGAGGTGTCCTACTACGCTCCCTGTGGCAAGAAACTCAGACAGTACCCAGATGTGATGAAG tATCTATCCAGAAATGGAATAAGTGGCATCGCGCGTGATAATTTTAGCTTCAGTGCAAAGATAAGGGTTGGTGACTTCTATGAAGCCAGAGAAGGACCCCAG ggTTTGCAGTGGAGCCTGTTGAAGGAAGAAGAGGTTGTTCCTCGAATTTTGGCCATGGAGGGTCGCAGGGGTCGTCCTCCAAACTCAGAGCGGCAGCTAGCGGGAGATGTTACCAAAGCTGGTCGACGGAGGAAGGGACGGCCCCCCAACGTGGGCGATCAGCTCGTAACTGAAGGGCCCAGCCCCAGTGAGGTCAAACTTCTGCGCAAGCTGGAAGCTCAAG AAATTGCCCGACAGGCTGCCCAGATGAAACTGATGAGAAAACTGGAAAAGCAGGCGCTGGCACGTGCAGCTAAAGAAGCTCGCAGACAGCAAG CCATCATGGCAGCAGAAGAGAGAAGAAAGCAGAAGGAACAGATCAAGATACTCAAGCAGCAG gaaAAGATCAAGCGCATTCAGCAGATTCGGATGGAGAAAGAACTGAGAGCGCAGCAAATTTTGGAG GCCAAACggaaaaagaaggaagaagcTGCCAATGCCAAAATATTAGAGGCTGAGAAGCGCATAAAG GAGAAAGAGTTGAGGAGGCAGCAGGCGGAGATCCTTAAACACCAG GAGTTGGAGAGGCATAGACTAGATATG gAGAGGGAAAGGAGGAGGCAACATGTAATGCTGATGAAGGCTGTTGAGGCTCGCAAGAAAGCAGAG GAGCGTGAACGCTTGCGGCAGGAGAAAAGAGATGAGAAGCGCTTGAACAAAGAGCGCAAACTGGAGCAACGGCGACTAGAGCTGGAGATAGCAAGGGAGCTGAAAAAGCCAAATGAAGACATGTGTCTTTCTGATCATAAG CCTCTCCCAGAGTTCTCCCGCATCCCTGGCCTCATCCTCCCTGGACGGGCAGTGTCAGACTGCCTGATGCTCATGCAGTTCTTGAGAGGCTTTGGAAAAGTTTTAGGACTTGATTTGAACGCAGATGTTCCCACCTTGGGAATGCTGCAGGAAGGCTTGCTCAACGTGGGGGACAGCATGGGCCAAGTTCAAGACCTTCTGGTTAAACTTCTCTCTCTAGCAGTCTGTGATCCCGGTTTGCCACCTGGACAAAAG ACAAAAACCATGCTGGGGGACCATTTAACCAACGTTGGCATCAACAGGGATAATGTCTCGGAGGTGCTGCAAATGTACATGAGCGCTCATTGTTCCAACACAGACCTGGCTCCTTTGGCCCTCAGTCTGAAGACCAAAGCCTTCCAGGCTCACACTCCTGCCCAGAAGGCCTCCATTCTGGGGTTCTTGGCTAATGAGCTGGCCTGCAGTAAAGCTGTTATCAG TGAGATTGACAAGAATCTGGATCAAATGGCTAACATGAGGAAAGACAAGATTATTATGGAAGGAAAACTGAAGAA GCTGAAGACCATTCACGCCAAGCGAACTGGAAAGAGGGAGGCCAGCACGGGTATGGAAGAGAACCATTCCGTTGGTACTCCATCCTCTGCCGCCAAGCGCAAGAGGAAGCTGGGTGGAGACAGTGAGGATGACGACGATGACGATGATGACAGTGATGACCAGGCAGAAGACGACGATgacgatgaggaggaggaaattaaaaaagtaaaaaaagtggAGACCTTTGACGAG GATGAAGTCGACCAGGCCACCAGCATTGAGGAGCTTGAGAAGCAAATAGAGAAATTAGCTAAG CAACATCATCAGACCAGAAGAAAGCTCTTTGAGATATCTCATTCTCTGCGCTCCATGATGTATGGTCAGGACCGGTATCGGCGCCGGTACTGGGTTCTGCCACACTGTGGAGGGGTGTTCATTGAAGCTATGGAGAGTGGAGAAG CCCCAGAGGAACTGGAGGAGGAGcgacagaggaggagaagagcaGCCGAAGAGGTCAAGGTAAAAGAGGAACCGCAGGAGTTTGAACTCCACAAGGAGAAGCCTAGCAGCCTCAATGGACAGAACCTTCGGACACCGAGCTTGGAACAACAGAAAGACGAGGGTCAGGAACatgggggaaagaaaaacactcagaCTCTGTTCTACCAGCAGGCCGGTTGCATCTCCAAACTGTGTACACTCCGAAACGTTGGCAAAAACGTTGGCAAACAATCTCTAAAGGCAGAGGAAAAGGAGAGTCCACTTGGGATACAAGACAGCAGTCCCATGAACATTCCTAATGCCTCCAAGAAAGAAACATTACCTTCCCCCAATCATACTACCCCAGATCCAACGGCAGCATTAATTCCTTCCTTAGTGACCACTAATGACACTACACATATCCCTCCTCCAATTTCAGCATCTTTATCTTTCCCCTGCCTGCCAATACGACAGGAAAGCCCAGGGAACACTCCTCCAACTTCTTCTCCTGCACCATCTCCACACCTCGTATTCCAAACCAATGACCAGTTGCTCAGAGTTCTGACCGAGAGGAGTGGGCACTGGTTCAGTCTACTTCCTCGCAACCCTTGTGACCTCTCTTCTCTTACCACTACTCCGCCAGGAGCGCCGCGTGGCTCTCCTCAGGCGTCTTCAACACCTGGCAGACCTAGGTCTCCACCTCCTTCCCCTGCCCTACCTCTCACACCTTCTGCCGCCTCAGCGTCCGCTAGCCCGCATCACCCAACTGGTCTCCTCACCTACCCTTTGTCTGCCCTGCAG TTGAAGTCAGGGGGCTCATTGCTTGGGGTTTCTTTTGCAAACTGGCCTAGTGGTGTGATAAGTCCCAGCTTACCTCTGTGCAGTAGCCCCAGCCCCATGCCAGGCCATTCCCTGGAGGGCAACACAACAGCAAGTGTCTCTAGTAAGAGTGAGTCACCTATACCTCGCATTGAGAAAAGCTCCTCTATGCCCTCTCCCGCCTTGGAGATGCCAAAGTCTCTTGACCACCTTGCACCTCGCCCCATTCCAGAAG AACTGCTGACAGGTTGGTGGCGGGTATCTCACATCGAACAGCTGCGGGCACTGGTTGATGCTCTCCACAGTCGAGGAATGCGGGAGCGGGGCCTCCAGCGGCAGATGCAGAAATACTTGGAGATAATCCCGCAGGTTTGCACCAAACACAAAGATG TGGCCATGATTGAGCTCCGGGAGCTTGAGGAAAGCCAGGTCAGTGTGGAGTCAGTGCGGGGCTGGTGTGTGGAGGAACAGGCCATGGAAATGGACATTGCTGTGCTGCAGCAGGTTGAGGAGCTGGAGAGGAAAGTGACTGCAGCCAGCTTGCAAGTCAAG GGCTGGACCTACCCAGATCCTCAGTCTGAGCGAGAGGATCTGGTGTACTACGAGCACAAGCCCCCCACTAAGTCAACACCAGCATCAGGAGGTGCAGGAGATAAGGACTCCAAGGAGCATCTTGAGGAACGCGGAGAGAAGGGCGGGGTGATGCGTCACCCGGACAACCCTCTGGACATAGCAGTGACACGTCTGGCCGATCTGGAGCGCAACATCGAGAGAAG CGGTGAGGAGGAGGTAGCCCACGGTATGAAGGTATGGAGGAAGGCTCTGAGTGAGGTCCGCAGTGCCGCCCAGTTGGCCATGTgcatccagcagctgcagaagtCTATCGCTTGGGAAAGGTCTATCATGAAAGTG TACTGTCAGATGTGCAAAAAGGGGGACAATGAGGACCTCCTTTTGTTGTGCGATGGCTGTGACAAAGGGTGTCACACTTACTGTCACAAACCCAAGATCACCAGCATTCCCGAAGGAGACTGGTACTGTCCAGCCTGCATTTCAACG GCAAGTGGTCCATCCCCAAAGACCAAAAAGCCTCCAGCCAAAACTGTAGCTTCTAGCGGAGGAAGCAGCAAAAAAAGCGGGGAGTCCAAGAAGAACGTGAAGCAGACAGGTAACGGGGAGGTATCAGAGGAGGATTCAGTCAGTGCCAGCAGCACGCCCAAAAAAGGATCAAAAGACAccagcaggaagagaaaaacagaggagGCTTCACCTGCTCTGATACCAGCCAATCAGGAGAGCCCTGTGTGTGTGAAACGAGCCAAGACAGCAAGAGACAACAACAGGGACCTGGGATTATGCAG AATTCTTCTCGCAGAGTTGGAGCGGCATCAGGATGCATGGCCTTTTCTCACGCCTGTCAACCTAAAATCGGTCCCTGGCTACAGGAAGGTCATAAAAAAGCCGATGGACTTCTCCACTATACGTGAGAAGCTTGTGAGCAGCCA GTATCAAAACCTGGAGACTTTCATCATTGATGTCAACTTGGTCTTTGATAACTGTGAAAAATTCAATGAAGACAATTCGGACATTGGTCGAGCTGGTCATAACATGAGGAAGTTTTTTGAGAAGCGCTGGACTGAGCTTCTGaagcaaacaaactaa